Genomic DNA from Enterobacter pseudoroggenkampii:
TATTCTGGTCGCAACCGACGTGGCGGCACGTGGTTTACACATTCCGGCCGTGACGCACGTCTTTAACTACGATCTGCCAGACGACTGCGAAGACTACGTACACCGTATCGGTCGAACCGGTCGTGCGGGCGCAAGCGGTCACTCGATTAGCCTTGCGTGTGAAGAGTATGCGCTGAATCTTCCAGCCATTGAGACTTATATCGGTCACTCTATTCCGCAGAGCAAATACAATCCGGAAGCGCTGTTAAGCGAACTGCCGCCGCCTAAGCGTCTAACCCGCCCACGCTCCGGCAATGGTCCGCGTCGTTCAGGCGGCGCACCGCGTAATCGTCGTCGTTCAGGTTAAAAAATATGCTCAGCTCCACCTCGCTTTATGCGGCAATTGATCTCGGTTCGAATAGTTTTCATATGCTGGTTGTGCGCGAGGTGGCGGGAAGCATACAAACGCTGACGCGCATTAAGCGCAAGGTCCGCCTCGCGGCGGGCCTGAGCAGCGACAATCACCTCTCACCTGAAGCCATGGAACGTGGCTGGCAGTGTCTGCGGCTCTTTGCCGAGCGTCTGCAGGATATCCCGCATGCCCAAATCACCGTGGTCGCCACTGCGACACTCCGCCTGGCGGTTAACGCCGTGGATTTTATTGCCAGAGCGCAGGAAATTCTCGGTTGTCCGGTTCAGGTTATCAGCGGTGAAGAAGAAGCTCGCCTGATTTATCAGGGTGTTGCACACACCACGGGGGGTGACGATCGTCGCCTGGTAGTGGATATCGGCGGTGCCAGTACCGAGCTTGTGACCGGCACCGGCGCGCAGGCAACGTCGCTGTTCAGCCTGTCGATGGGCTGCGTGACCTGGCTTGAGCGCTACTTTACCGATCGTAATCTGGGTAAAGAGAACTTCGACGAGGCAGAGAACGCTGCGCGCGAAGTGTTACGCCCGGTGATGGACGAGCTGCGCTATCACGGCTGGAAAGTCTGCGTGGGTGCGTCGGGTACCGTGCAGGCTCTGCAGGAAATCATGATGGCGCAGGGAATGGACGAGCGGATTACGCTTGCCAAACTTCAGCAGCTGAAACAGCGCGCCATTCAGTGCGGACGCCTGGAAGAGCTGGAAATTGAAGGCCTGACGCTGGAGCGCGCGCTGGTTTTCCCGAGCGGGCTGGCCATTCTTATCGCCATTTTCACCGAGCTGAACATCCAGTGTATGACCCTGGCCGGCGGCGCGTTGCGCGAAGGTCTGGTCTACGGGATGCTGCATCTGTCGGTCGATCAGGATATCCGCAGCCGTACCCTGCGCAACGTGCAGCGTCGTTTTCTGGTTGATATCGATCAGGCAGGACGCGTATCGCAGCTGGCGTCACGCTTCGCCGATCAGGTCGCTAACGTCTGGGATCTTGATCCTCTGAGCCGGGATTTATTGCTAAGCGCCTGTGCGCTACATGAAGTGGGGCTGAGCATTGATTTTAAGCAGGCACCGGCTCATGCAGCGTATCTGGTGCGCAACCTGGATTTACCGGGCTATACACCTGCGCAGAAAAAATTGCTGGCAACGCTGCTGCTGAACCAGACCAATGCCGTTGATCTCTCGTCTTTGCATCAGCAAAACGCCGTACCGCCGCGCGTGGCCGAGCATCTGTGCCGCCTGCTGCGTCTGGCGATCCTGTTTGCCAGCCGCCGCCGCGATGATTTGCTGCCCGCCATTAATCTGGTGGCCGATGACGAGAAGCTTTCGCTGACGTTACCGGAGAACTGGATTGATCGTCACCCGCTTGGGGCAGAGATGATCGAGCAGGAGTGCCAGTGGCAGAGCTATGTGCACTGGGTGCTGGAAGTGAAGTAATGCGCTGAACATTGCCGGGTGGCGGCTTCGCCTTACCCGGCCTACTCATCATTATCCTTTCTCTTTGGCTTTTGCCAGCATGGCGCGGATGTTTGCCACGTTAGCCTGCCCCTTGTGCATCCGCTCTTCTGCGGTAATCACTTTGCGCTCCTGTTCCCAGATCACGTCATCCTGCGGCAGCTCCAGCAGGAAACGGCTCGGCTCCGGGCGGACAAGTTCGCCATACTGACGGCGCTCTTTACACAGCGTGAACGTCAGCTCTTTCTGCGCGCGGGTGATCCCCACGTAGGCCAGGCGGCGCTCCTCGTCGACGTTGTCTTCATCAATGCTGCTCTGATGCGGTAACAACCCCTCTTCCATACCGACCAGATAGACATACGGGAACTCCAGACCTTTTGACGCATGCAGCGTCATCAGCTGAACCTGATCGGCCTCTTCTTCGCTCTCGCCCCGCTCCATCATGTCGCGCAGGGTAAAGCGGGTGACCACCTGCGTCAGGGTCATCGGCTCGTCGATTTCAGAGCCTTCCAGCATTTCGGTCATCCAGCTGAAGAGCTGGTTAACGTTCTTCATGCGCATCTCAGCCGCTTTCGGGCTGGCCGAAGTTTCGTACAGCCAGGACTCATAGTCGATGCCGTGAATAAGATCGCGCACCGCCGCCACCGGCTCGCGCTCCGCGAGACGTTGCACTTCGCCAAGCCAGTGGGTGAATCGCGTTAATGAATCATACCCGCGTCCGGTTAACGTCTGGCTCAGCCCCATGTCGAAGCTGGCGGTAAACATACTTTTGTTGCGGGTCATCGCCCACTCGCCGAGCTTTTGCAGCGTCGCCGGGCCAATCTCGCGTTTTGGCGTATTCACGATGCGCAGAAACGCGCTGTCGTCATCCGGGTTAGTGAGCACGCGCAGATAGGCCAGCAGATCTTTGATTTCTGGTCGTGAGAAGAACGACGTGCCGCCCGAGATTTTGTACGGAATGCGGTTCTGCATCAGCATCTTTTCAAAGACGCGCGACTGGTGATTGCCGCGATAGAGGATCGCGTAATCCTTATATTCGGTTTTGTTGACGAAGTGGTGGGCGATGAGTTCACCCGTCACGCGCTCCGCTTCATGATCCTCATTGTTGGCGCTGAGCACTTTCAGCTCCGTACCGTAGCCCAGTTCGGAGAAGAGACGCTTCTCAAACACGTGCGGGTTATTGGCAATCAGGATGTTAGCTGCTTTCAGGATACGCCCGGAGGAGCGATAGTTCTGTTCCAGCTTAATTACCTGCAGGGCGGGGAAATCTTTGCTCAGCAGCACCAGGTTTTGCGGGCGCGCGCCGCGCCAGGAGTAAATTGACTGGTCATCATCGCCGACCACGGTGAAACGCGCGCGCTGCCCCACCAGCAGCTTCACCAGCTCGTACTGGCTGGTGTTGGTGTCCTGATACTCATCCACCAGCAGGTAACGGATTTTGTTCTGCCAGCGCTCGCGCACCTCTTCATTGCGCTGCAGCAGCAGCGTCGGCAGCAGGATCAGGTCGTCGAAGTCCAGCACGTTGCACGCTTTCATATGTGCATCGTACAGACCGTAGCAGTGGGCGAAGATGCGATCCCGTTCGCCTTTGGCGATCGCCGCGGCCTGGGCCGGCGTCATCAGATCGTTTTTCCAGTTCGAGATCGTCGAGATCAGCTGCTGCAACAGCACTTTATCATCTTCGATCAGCCCCTCGGTGAGCTCTTTGAGCAGCGCCACCTGATCGGTGTCATCGAAGAGCGAGAAGTTGGACTTCATTCCCAGCGCCGCATACTCGCGTTTGATGATATCCAGCCCCAGCGTGTGGAAGGTGGAGATCATCAGGCCGCGCGCCTCTTTACGGCCCAGCGTCTGACCGACACGCTCTTTCATCTCGCGCGCCGCTTTATTGGTAA
This window encodes:
- the rep gene encoding DNA helicase Rep → MRLNPGQQQAVEFVTGPCLVLAGAGSGKTRVITNKIAHLIHNCGYQARHIAAVTFTNKAAREMKERVGQTLGRKEARGLMISTFHTLGLDIIKREYAALGMKSNFSLFDDTDQVALLKELTEGLIEDDKVLLQQLISTISNWKNDLMTPAQAAAIAKGERDRIFAHCYGLYDAHMKACNVLDFDDLILLPTLLLQRNEEVRERWQNKIRYLLVDEYQDTNTSQYELVKLLVGQRARFTVVGDDDQSIYSWRGARPQNLVLLSKDFPALQVIKLEQNYRSSGRILKAANILIANNPHVFEKRLFSELGYGTELKVLSANNEDHEAERVTGELIAHHFVNKTEYKDYAILYRGNHQSRVFEKMLMQNRIPYKISGGTSFFSRPEIKDLLAYLRVLTNPDDDSAFLRIVNTPKREIGPATLQKLGEWAMTRNKSMFTASFDMGLSQTLTGRGYDSLTRFTHWLGEVQRLAEREPVAAVRDLIHGIDYESWLYETSASPKAAEMRMKNVNQLFSWMTEMLEGSEIDEPMTLTQVVTRFTLRDMMERGESEEEADQVQLMTLHASKGLEFPYVYLVGMEEGLLPHQSSIDEDNVDEERRLAYVGITRAQKELTFTLCKERRQYGELVRPEPSRFLLELPQDDVIWEQERKVITAEERMHKGQANVANIRAMLAKAKEKG
- the gppA gene encoding guanosine-5'-triphosphate,3'-diphosphate diphosphatase, which produces MLSSTSLYAAIDLGSNSFHMLVVREVAGSIQTLTRIKRKVRLAAGLSSDNHLSPEAMERGWQCLRLFAERLQDIPHAQITVVATATLRLAVNAVDFIARAQEILGCPVQVISGEEEARLIYQGVAHTTGGDDRRLVVDIGGASTELVTGTGAQATSLFSLSMGCVTWLERYFTDRNLGKENFDEAENAAREVLRPVMDELRYHGWKVCVGASGTVQALQEIMMAQGMDERITLAKLQQLKQRAIQCGRLEELEIEGLTLERALVFPSGLAILIAIFTELNIQCMTLAGGALREGLVYGMLHLSVDQDIRSRTLRNVQRRFLVDIDQAGRVSQLASRFADQVANVWDLDPLSRDLLLSACALHEVGLSIDFKQAPAHAAYLVRNLDLPGYTPAQKKLLATLLLNQTNAVDLSSLHQQNAVPPRVAEHLCRLLRLAILFASRRRDDLLPAINLVADDEKLSLTLPENWIDRHPLGAEMIEQECQWQSYVHWVLEVK